In a genomic window of Streptomyces sp. BHT-5-2:
- a CDS encoding tyrosine-protein phosphatase, with translation MTQQTPQVPQSQPKLAEVRNFRDVGGLPTVDGRRIRHGRLFRSGHLAHATEADTAFLTGLGLHTVFDFRNAADIKLEGPDVALPGVRNVNIPLTDPADGAEFWTMVRDGELDHLRVALGDGKAAGRMARTYRDIITTRTEDHSRVLHALAEDSVPALMHCAAGKDRAGLTVAVTLLAVGVERDAIEEDYLKSNAPGGRYKVRRSDNSPAGMSPEILELLAPLFGAHLDYLTAAFDAIEETWGSTESYLADGLKLSPAVREQLRHRLLTD, from the coding sequence GTGACGCAGCAGACGCCGCAGGTCCCCCAGTCCCAGCCGAAGCTCGCGGAGGTGCGCAACTTCCGCGACGTGGGCGGGCTGCCGACCGTCGACGGGCGTCGCATCCGGCACGGACGGCTCTTCCGCAGCGGCCACCTCGCGCACGCCACCGAGGCGGACACCGCGTTCCTCACCGGCCTCGGGCTGCACACCGTCTTCGACTTCCGCAACGCCGCCGACATCAAGCTGGAGGGCCCCGACGTCGCCCTGCCCGGCGTGCGGAACGTCAACATCCCCCTCACCGACCCCGCCGACGGCGCGGAATTCTGGACGATGGTGCGGGACGGCGAGCTGGACCACCTCCGGGTCGCGCTCGGCGACGGCAAGGCCGCGGGCCGCATGGCCCGCACCTACCGCGACATCATCACCACCCGCACCGAGGATCACAGCCGGGTGCTGCACGCGCTGGCCGAGGACAGCGTGCCGGCGCTGATGCACTGTGCGGCCGGCAAGGACCGCGCGGGCCTGACCGTCGCGGTCACCCTGCTCGCGGTCGGCGTGGAGCGGGACGCCATCGAGGAGGACTACCTCAAGTCCAACGCCCCCGGCGGGCGCTACAAGGTCCGCCGCTCGGACAACTCCCCGGCCGGGATGTCGCCGGAGATCCTGGAGCTGCTCGCGCCGCTGTTCGGCGCGCACCTCGACTACCTCACCGCCGCCTTCGACGCGATCGAGGAGACCTGGGGCTCCACCGAGTCCTACCTCGCCGACGGACTGAAGCTCTCCCCGGCCGTCCGCGAGCAGCTGCGCCACCGTCTACTGACGGACTGA
- a CDS encoding aspartate aminotransferase family protein, protein MTGFDLTRLLAERGGERYELHSRHLNHQLPRMLHTIGFDKVYERAEGAYFYDADGQDYLDMLAGFGVMGLGRHHPVVRQALHDVLDAQLADLTRFDCPPLPGLLAEQLLRHAPHLDRVFFGNSGTEAVETALKFARYATGRPRVLYCTHAFHGLTTGSLSVNGEDGFRDGFAPLLPDTAVEMGDLAALERELKRGDVAAFVVEPVQGKGVTVAPPGFLCAAQELLHRHKALLIADEVQTGLGRTGDFFAYQHEEGVEPDLVCVAKALSGGYVPVGATLGKEWIFKKVYSSMDRVLVHSASFGANAQAMAAGLAVLSVMADEEIVANARRTGELLRSRLAALVDRYELLHEVRGRGLMIGIEFGRPKSLGLRSRWTMLQAARKGLFAQMVVVPLLQRHRILTQVSGDHLEVIKLIPPLIIGEPEVDRFVEAFTAVMDDAHSGGGLMWDFGRTLVKQAVANR, encoded by the coding sequence GTGACCGGATTCGACCTGACCAGGCTGCTCGCCGAACGCGGCGGCGAGCGCTACGAACTCCACAGCCGTCATCTGAACCACCAGCTCCCGCGGATGCTGCACACCATCGGATTCGACAAGGTCTACGAACGGGCCGAGGGCGCCTACTTCTACGACGCCGACGGCCAGGACTACCTCGACATGCTCGCCGGCTTCGGAGTGATGGGCCTGGGCCGGCACCACCCGGTCGTCCGCCAGGCCCTGCACGACGTCCTCGACGCCCAGCTCGCCGACCTCACCCGCTTCGACTGCCCGCCGCTGCCCGGGCTCCTCGCCGAGCAGCTGCTGCGCCACGCTCCCCACCTGGACCGGGTCTTCTTCGGCAACAGCGGCACCGAGGCCGTCGAGACCGCCCTGAAGTTCGCCCGCTACGCCACCGGCCGCCCGCGCGTCCTCTACTGCACTCATGCCTTCCACGGCCTGACCACCGGCTCGCTCTCGGTCAACGGCGAGGACGGCTTCCGGGACGGCTTCGCCCCGCTGCTGCCGGACACCGCCGTGGAGATGGGCGACCTGGCCGCGCTGGAGCGGGAGCTGAAGCGCGGCGACGTGGCGGCCTTCGTCGTCGAGCCCGTCCAGGGCAAGGGCGTCACCGTCGCCCCGCCCGGATTCCTGTGCGCCGCCCAGGAGTTGCTGCACCGCCACAAGGCCCTGCTGATCGCCGACGAGGTGCAGACCGGCCTCGGCCGCACCGGTGACTTCTTCGCCTACCAGCACGAGGAGGGCGTGGAACCGGACCTGGTCTGCGTCGCCAAGGCCCTCTCGGGCGGCTACGTCCCGGTCGGCGCCACCCTGGGCAAGGAGTGGATCTTCAAGAAGGTCTACTCCTCGATGGACCGGGTGCTGGTGCACTCCGCCAGCTTCGGCGCCAACGCCCAGGCGATGGCCGCCGGCCTCGCGGTGCTCTCGGTGATGGCGGACGAGGAGATCGTCGCCAACGCCCGGCGCACCGGCGAGCTGCTCCGCTCCCGGCTGGCCGCGCTGGTCGACCGGTACGAGCTGCTGCACGAGGTGCGCGGCCGCGGCCTGATGATCGGCATCGAGTTCGGCCGCCCCAAGTCCCTTGGACTGCGCAGCCGTTGGACGATGCTGCAAGCCGCCCGCAAGGGGCTGTTCGCGCAGATGGTCGTGGTGCCGCTGCTGCAGCGCCACCGCATCCTGACCCAGGTCTCCGGCGACCACCTGGAGGTCATCAAGCTGATTCCGCCGCTGATCATCGGGGAACCGGAAGTGGACCGGTTCGTCGAGGCGTTCACCGCCGTCATGGACGACGCCCACAGCGGCGGCGGCCTGATGTGGGACTTCGGGCGGACGCTGGTCAAACAGGCGGTCGCCAACCGCTGA
- the shc gene encoding squalene--hopene cyclase codes for MTATTDGSTGARPPRSSSATRTTAVLQDTAEAAREATARATDHLLSLQDPAGWWKGDLETNVTMDAEDLLLRQFLGIQDPKLTEAAARHIRGEQCTDGTWATFHGGPGELSATIEAYVALRLAGDEPEAPHMATAAAWIRAHGGIAAARVFTRIWLALFGWWKWDDLPELPPELIYFPKWFPLSIHAFGCWARQTIVPLTIVSAKRPVRPAPFALDELHTDPRDPNPPRPLAPVASWDGLFQRLDKALHLYHKVALRRPRAAAMRSAARWIVERQENDGCWGGIQPPAVYSVIALHLLGYDLDHPVLRAGLASLDRFAVWREDGARMIEACQSPVWDTCLATIALADAGVPADHPQLVRAADWMLDEQIDRPGDWSVRRPELPSGGWAFEFHNDNYPDIDDTAEVVLALRRVRHPEPHRVEAAVDRAVRWNVGMQSKNGAWGAFDADNTSPFPNRLPFCDFGEVIDPPSADVTAHVVEMLAEVGRTHDPSTRRGLAWLLAEQEPGGAWFGRWGTNYVYGTGSVLPALAAAGVPASHPAVRRAVGWLERVQNDDGGWGEDQRSYQDKEGWAGRGASTASQTAWALMALLAAGERDGEAVRRGVRWLVETQLPDGSWDEPYFTGTGFPWDFSINYHLYRQVFPLTALGRYVHGGPAIGQAAGAPVGD; via the coding sequence ATGACAGCGACGACCGACGGCAGCACCGGGGCACGTCCGCCCCGGAGCTCCTCGGCCACCAGGACCACCGCCGTGCTGCAGGACACGGCGGAGGCCGCGCGGGAGGCGACCGCCCGCGCCACCGACCACCTGCTCTCCCTTCAGGACCCCGCCGGCTGGTGGAAGGGCGACCTCGAGACCAACGTCACCATGGACGCCGAGGACCTGCTGCTCCGTCAGTTCCTGGGCATCCAGGACCCGAAGCTCACCGAGGCCGCCGCCCGCCACATCCGCGGCGAGCAGTGCACGGACGGCACCTGGGCCACCTTCCACGGCGGCCCCGGCGAACTCTCCGCCACCATCGAGGCGTACGTCGCGCTGCGGCTGGCCGGCGACGAGCCGGAAGCCCCGCACATGGCCACCGCCGCCGCCTGGATCCGCGCCCACGGCGGCATCGCCGCCGCCCGCGTCTTCACCCGGATCTGGCTCGCCCTCTTCGGCTGGTGGAAGTGGGACGACCTGCCCGAACTCCCCCCGGAACTCATCTACTTCCCCAAGTGGTTCCCGCTCAGCATCCACGCCTTCGGCTGCTGGGCCCGGCAGACCATCGTGCCGCTGACCATCGTCTCGGCCAAACGCCCCGTCCGCCCGGCGCCGTTCGCCCTCGACGAGCTGCACACCGACCCCCGCGACCCCAACCCGCCGCGCCCGCTCGCCCCCGTCGCGAGCTGGGACGGCCTCTTCCAGCGCCTGGACAAGGCGCTGCACCTGTACCACAAGGTCGCCCTGCGCCGGCCGCGCGCCGCCGCGATGCGCTCGGCCGCCCGCTGGATCGTCGAACGGCAGGAGAACGACGGCTGTTGGGGCGGCATCCAGCCCCCCGCCGTCTACTCCGTCATCGCCCTGCACCTGCTCGGCTACGACCTCGACCACCCGGTGCTGCGGGCCGGCCTTGCGTCCCTGGACCGCTTCGCGGTCTGGCGCGAGGACGGCGCCCGGATGATCGAGGCGTGTCAGTCGCCGGTCTGGGACACCTGCCTGGCCACCATCGCACTGGCCGACGCCGGGGTGCCCGCCGACCACCCGCAGCTGGTCCGGGCCGCCGACTGGATGCTCGACGAACAGATCGACCGGCCCGGCGACTGGTCCGTGCGACGCCCCGAACTCCCCTCCGGTGGCTGGGCGTTCGAGTTCCACAACGACAACTACCCGGACATCGACGACACCGCCGAGGTGGTGCTGGCGCTGCGCCGCGTCCGGCACCCCGAACCGCACCGGGTCGAGGCCGCCGTCGACCGCGCGGTCCGCTGGAACGTCGGCATGCAGTCGAAGAACGGCGCCTGGGGCGCGTTCGACGCCGACAACACCAGCCCGTTCCCCAACCGGCTGCCGTTCTGCGACTTCGGCGAGGTCATCGACCCGCCGTCGGCCGACGTCACCGCCCATGTCGTCGAGATGCTCGCCGAGGTCGGCCGGACGCACGACCCCAGCACCCGCCGGGGCCTGGCCTGGCTGCTGGCCGAACAGGAGCCCGGCGGCGCCTGGTTCGGCCGCTGGGGCACCAACTACGTCTACGGCACCGGCTCGGTGCTGCCCGCCCTCGCCGCCGCCGGGGTCCCCGCCTCCCACCCCGCGGTCCGACGGGCCGTCGGCTGGCTGGAGCGGGTGCAGAACGACGACGGCGGCTGGGGCGAGGACCAGCGCTCGTACCAGGACAAGGAGGGCTGGGCCGGACGCGGCGCCTCCACCGCCTCGCAGACCGCCTGGGCGCTGATGGCGCTGCTCGCGGCCGGCGAGCGGGACGGCGAGGCGGTCCGCCGCGGGGTGCGCTGGCTGGTGGAGACCCAGCTGCCGGACGGCTCCTGGGACGAGCCGTACTTCACCGGCACCGGCTTCCCGTGGGACTTCTCCATCAACTACCACCTCTACCGCCAGGTCTTCCCGCTGACCGCCCTCGGCCGCTACGTCCACGGCGGACCGGCCATCGGCCAGGCCGCCGGGGCACCGGTGGGGGACTGA
- a CDS encoding 1-hydroxy-2-methyl-2-butenyl 4-diphosphate reductase — MPRRPPPDAEPPLLVACALGIERFALRGGDHGAAAPPVVTLRTGMGPQAAERAVAAALGAGSATAGSPVVASGFCAGLAPGTRPGDVIVAEATRDHRPGALDVTCRDNGPLVRALRERGLRVHAGLLRGSDHVVRGAERAALHAEGAIAVDMESAATLRTAVRCGSPAVAAVRVVVDAPEHELVRIGTVRGGIQAFRVLRSVFPVFFEWHRSLLLPRR; from the coding sequence ATGCCGAGACGGCCCCCGCCGGACGCGGAACCGCCGCTGCTGGTCGCCTGTGCGCTCGGCATCGAACGGTTCGCGTTGCGGGGCGGGGACCACGGGGCGGCCGCACCGCCCGTGGTCACCCTGCGCACCGGCATGGGGCCGCAGGCCGCGGAACGCGCCGTGGCCGCCGCGCTGGGCGCCGGCTCGGCCACGGCGGGTTCCCCCGTCGTCGCCAGCGGATTCTGCGCCGGGCTGGCCCCCGGTACGCGGCCCGGGGACGTGATCGTCGCCGAGGCCACCCGGGACCACCGGCCCGGCGCCCTCGACGTGACCTGTCGGGACAACGGCCCCCTGGTGCGCGCCCTGCGGGAGCGCGGGCTGCGGGTGCACGCCGGTCTGCTGCGCGGTTCCGACCACGTCGTCCGGGGCGCCGAGCGGGCCGCACTGCACGCCGAGGGGGCGATCGCGGTGGACATGGAGTCGGCCGCCACGCTCCGCACGGCGGTGCGCTGCGGCAGCCCCGCGGTTGCCGCCGTCCGGGTGGTCGTGGACGCCCCGGAACACGAACTCGTGCGCATCGGGACGGTACGCGGTGGAATACAGGCCTTCCGCGTGCTGCGCTCGGTATTTCCTGTTTTCTTTGAATGGCACCGTTCTTTGCTGCTCCCCAGGAGGTGA
- the hpnH gene encoding adenosyl-hopene transferase HpnH: MAMPLRQSIRVGTYLFEQKVLRKREKFPLIVELEPLFACNLKCEGCGKIQHPAGVLKQRMPVAQAVGAVLESGAPMVSIAGGEPLMHPQIDEIVRQLVARRKYVFLCTNAMLLRKKMEKFKPSPYFAFAVHIDGMRERHDESVAKEGVFDEAVAAIREAKRRGFRVTTNSTFFNTDTPQTIIEVLNFLNDDLKVDEMMLSPAYAYEKAPDQEHFLGVEQTRELFRKAFAGGNRQRWRLNHSPLFLDFLEGKADFPCTAWAIPNYSLFGWQRPCYLMSDGYVPTYRELIEETDWEKYGRGKDPRCANCMAHCGYEPTAVLATMGSLKESLRAARETVGGNRG, from the coding sequence ATGGCCATGCCGCTCCGGCAGTCCATTCGGGTAGGAACCTATCTGTTTGAACAGAAAGTGCTGCGCAAACGGGAGAAGTTCCCGCTGATTGTCGAGCTGGAACCGCTCTTCGCCTGCAACCTGAAGTGCGAGGGCTGCGGCAAGATCCAGCATCCGGCCGGAGTGCTGAAGCAGCGGATGCCGGTGGCCCAGGCGGTGGGCGCGGTGCTGGAGTCCGGCGCCCCGATGGTCTCCATCGCCGGCGGCGAACCCCTGATGCACCCTCAGATCGACGAGATCGTGCGACAGCTGGTGGCCCGCCGGAAGTATGTCTTCCTGTGCACCAACGCGATGCTGCTGCGCAAGAAGATGGAAAAATTCAAGCCCTCGCCGTATTTCGCCTTCGCGGTGCACATCGACGGAATGCGGGAGCGCCACGACGAATCCGTCGCGAAGGAGGGCGTGTTCGACGAGGCGGTGGCGGCCATCCGGGAGGCCAAGCGGCGCGGCTTCCGGGTCACCACCAATTCCACCTTCTTCAACACCGACACCCCGCAGACGATCATCGAGGTCCTCAACTTCCTCAACGACGACCTGAAGGTCGACGAGATGATGCTCTCGCCCGCCTACGCCTACGAGAAGGCCCCCGACCAGGAGCACTTCCTCGGCGTCGAGCAGACCCGGGAGCTGTTCCGGAAGGCGTTCGCCGGCGGCAACCGGCAGCGCTGGCGGCTCAACCACAGCCCCCTCTTCCTGGACTTCCTGGAGGGCAAGGCCGACTTCCCGTGCACCGCCTGGGCGATCCCCAACTACTCCCTCTTCGGCTGGCAGCGCCCCTGCTACCTGATGAGCGACGGCTACGTCCCGACGTACCGCGAGCTGATCGAGGAGACCGACTGGGAGAAGTACGGCCGCGGCAAGGACCCGCGGTGCGCCAACTGCATGGCGCACTGCGGCTACGAGCCCACCGCCGTACTGGCCACCATGGGCTCCCTGAAGGAGTCCCTGCGGGCAGCCAGGGAGACCGTCGGCGGCAATCGCGGATGA
- a CDS encoding polyprenyl synthetase family protein: MTRRTGARTSTSIGNRGETVASPAIDTASVTALLERGRTLATPVLRAAVARLAPPMDTVAAYHFGWIDAAGNPTTGDSGKAVRPALALLSAEVAGQAPEVGVPGAVAVELVHNFSLLHDDLMDGDEQRRHRDTVWKVHGPAQAILVGDALFALANEILLELGTVDAGRATRRLTLATRKLIDGQAQDISYEHRERVTVEECLEMEGNKTGALLACAVSIGAVLGGADDRTADILERYGYHLGLAFQAVDDLLGIWGDPEATGKQTWSDLRQRKKSLPVVAALAAGGPASERLAGILAADAKKTETEIADFTEEEFASRAALIEEAGGREWTSQEARRQHATAVAALDEIDMPESIRGQLVALADFVVVRER, translated from the coding sequence ATGACCAGGCGTACGGGCGCTCGCACGAGCACAAGCATCGGAAACAGAGGAGAAACCGTGGCTTCCCCGGCTATCGACACCGCGAGCGTCACCGCGCTGCTGGAGCGCGGGCGGACACTCGCCACTCCCGTGCTGCGTGCCGCCGTGGCCAGGCTCGCCCCTCCCATGGACACCGTCGCCGCCTACCACTTCGGGTGGATCGACGCGGCCGGCAACCCCACCACCGGTGACAGCGGCAAGGCCGTCCGGCCCGCGCTCGCCCTGCTGTCCGCCGAGGTCGCGGGCCAGGCCCCCGAGGTCGGCGTGCCCGGCGCGGTCGCCGTCGAGCTGGTGCACAACTTCTCGCTGCTGCACGACGACCTGATGGACGGCGACGAGCAGCGCCGGCACCGCGACACGGTCTGGAAGGTGCACGGCCCCGCCCAGGCCATCCTCGTCGGCGACGCGCTGTTCGCGCTGGCCAACGAAATACTGCTGGAGCTCGGCACCGTCGACGCCGGCCGCGCCACCCGCCGGCTGACCCTGGCCACCCGCAAGCTGATCGACGGCCAGGCCCAGGACATCTCCTACGAGCACCGCGAGCGGGTCACCGTCGAGGAGTGCCTGGAGATGGAGGGCAACAAGACCGGCGCCCTGCTCGCCTGCGCGGTCTCCATCGGTGCGGTCCTCGGCGGCGCCGACGACCGCACCGCCGACATCCTGGAGAGGTACGGCTACCACCTCGGCCTCGCCTTCCAGGCCGTCGACGACCTGCTGGGCATCTGGGGCGACCCGGAGGCCACCGGCAAGCAGACCTGGAGCGACCTGCGGCAGCGCAAGAAGTCGCTGCCGGTCGTCGCCGCGCTCGCGGCCGGCGGTCCCGCCTCCGAGCGGCTCGCCGGCATCCTGGCCGCCGACGCCAAGAAGACCGAGACCGAGATCGCCGACTTCACCGAGGAAGAGTTCGCCTCCCGTGCGGCGTTGATCGAGGAGGCCGGCGGCCGCGAGTGGACCTCCCAGGAGGCCCGCCGCCAGCACGCCACCGCCGTCGCCGCACTGGACGAGATCGACATGCCCGAATCGATCCGCGGACAGCTCGTCGCGCTCGCGGACTTCGTCGTCGTACGAGAGAGATGA